In Papio anubis isolate 15944 chromosome 20, Panubis1.0, whole genome shotgun sequence, a single window of DNA contains:
- the TBXA2R gene encoding LOW QUALITY PROTEIN: thromboxane A2 receptor (The sequence of the model RefSeq protein was modified relative to this genomic sequence to represent the inferred CDS: inserted 2 bases in 1 codon; deleted 2 bases in 1 codon) — MKWNGSESSAASLLPCLHHSLRWVVTDPRRVFEPCGLQRSSLGPCFRLQTQASWRRGAGSASLWFAASFXMQGLASNLLALSVLAAYARQGGSHTRSSFLTFLCGLVLTDFLGLLVTGAIVVSQHAALFEWHAVDPGCRLCRFMGVVMIFFGLSPLLLGATMASERFLGITRPFSRPAVTSQRRAWATVGLVWAAALALGLLPLLGLGRYTVQYPGSWCFLTLGAESGDVAFGLLFSMLGGLSVGLSFLLNTVSVATLCHVYHGQEAAQQRPRDSEVEMMAQLLGIMLVASVCWLPLLVFIAQTVLRNPPAMSPSGQLSRATEQQLLIYLRVATWNQILDPWVYILFRRAVLRRLQPRLSTRPRSLSLQPQLTQRSGLQ, encoded by the exons ATGAAATGGAATGGATCTGAATCCAGTGCTGCCAGCCTCCTGCCCTGTCTGCATCACAGCCTCCGATGGGTGGTGACTGATCCCCGCAGGGTCTTTGAGCCATGTGGGCTCCAACGCAGTTCCCTGGGGCCCTGTTTCCGCCTACAAACACAGGCCTCCTGGAGGAGAGGCGCTGGATCAGCCTCACTCTGGTTCGCTGCCTCCTT TATGCAGGGCCTGGCCTCCAACCTGCTGGCCCTGAGCGTGCTGGCGGCATAT GCGCGGCAGGGGGGTTCGCACACGCGCTCCTCCTTCCTCACCTTCCTCTGCGGCCTCGTCCTCACCGACTTCCTGGGGCTGCTGGTGACCGGTGCCATCGTGGTGTCCCAGCACGCCGCGCTCTTCGAGTGGCACGCCGTGGACCCCGGCTGCCGTCTCTGCCGCTTCATGGGCGTCGTCATGATCTTCTTTGGCCTGTCCCCGCTGCTGCTGGGGGCCACCATGGCCTCGGAGCGTTTCCTAGGCATCACCCGGCCCTTCTCGCGCCCGGCGGTCACCTCGCAGCGCCGCGCCTGGGCCACCGTGGGGCTGGTGTGGGCGGCCGCGCTGGCGCTGGGCCTGCTGCCCCTGCTGGGCCTGGGTCGCTACACCGTGCAATACCCGGGGTCCTGGTGCTTCCTGACGCTGGGCGCCGAGTCTGGGGACGTGGCCTTTGGGCTGCTCTTTTCCATGCTGGGCGGCCTCTCGGTTGGGCTGTCCTTCCTGCTGAACACCGTCAGCGTGGCCACCCTGTGCCACGTCTACCACGGGCAGGAGGCGGCCCAGCAGCGTCCCCGGGACTCCGAGGTGGAGATGATGGCTCAGCTTCTGGGCATCATGCTGGTGGCCAGCGTGTGTTGGCTGCCCCTGCTG GTCTTCATCGCCCAGACAGTGCTGCGGAACCCGCCTGCCATGAGCCCCTCCGGGCAGCTGTCCCGCGCCACGGAGCAGCAGCTGCTCATCTACTTGCGCGTGGCCACGTGGAACCAGATCCTGGACCCCTGGGTGTACATCCTGTTCCGCCGCGCCGTGCTCCGGCGCCTGCAGCCTCGCCTCAGCACCCGGCCCAGGTCGCTGTCCCTCCAGCCGCAGCTCACGCAGCGCTCCGGGCTGCAGTAG
- the GIPC3 gene encoding PDZ domain-containing protein GIPC3, with product MEGAAAREARGAEAPRASAPPPAPSEPPAAPRARPRLVFRTQLAHGSPTGKIEGFTNVRELYAKIAEAFGIAPTEILFCTLNSHKVDMQKLLGGQIGLEDFIFAHVRGETKEVEVTKTEDALGLTITDNGAGYAFIKRIKEGSIINRIEAVSCLLGTGSVESRKGLWRFAAKEDFEGEEDSRKARLVASQGLQRCGSTQNPWPSLTLFSPDMIGQRSRSSKCPVEAKVTSGRETLRLRSGGAATVEEAPSEFEEEASQKVDDLLESYMGIRDPELASTMVETSKKTVSAQEFARCLDSVLGEFAFPDEFVVEVWAAISEAREACG from the exons GGGGCCGAGGCCCCGCGCGCGTCTGCGCCCCCGCCCGCGCCCTCGGAGCCCCCGGCTGCGCCCCGCGCCCGCCCGCGCCTGGTCTTCCGCACGCAGCTGGCGCACGGGAGCCCCACGGGCAAGATCGAGGGCTTCACCAACGTCCGCGAGCTGTACGCCAAGATCGCCGAGGCCTTCGGGATCGCGCCCACCGAG ATTTTATTCTGCACCCTCAACAGCCACAAAGTGGACATGCAGAAGCTCCTAGGGGGCCAGATAGGCCTGGAGGATTTCATCTTTGCCCACGTGCGAGGCGagaccaaggaggtggaggtcactAAGACAGAGGACGCTCTGGGGTTGACGATCACGGACAACGGGGCCGGCTACGCCTTCATCAAG AGAATCAAGGAAGGCAGTATCATCAACCGGATCGAGGCAGTGTCATG TTTGCTGGGGACGGGAAGTGTGGAATCTCGAAAGGGTCTCTGGAGATTCGCCGCAAAGGAGGACTTTGAAGGGGAGGAAGATTCTAGAAAGGCTCGGCTGGTGGCCTCCCAGGGTTTACAAAGATGTGGCTCCACCCAGAACCCATGGCCATCCCTCACTCTGTTCTCTCCAGATATGATTGGCCAGAGAAGTCGGTCCAGCAAATGTCCCGTAGAGGCGAAAGTGACCAGTGGGAGGGAGACCCTGCGGCTTCGTTCTGGGGGGGCTGCCACAGTGGAGGAGGCG CCCAGTGAGTTTGAGGAAGAGGCATCCCAGAAGGTTGATGACCTGCTGGAAAGCTACATGGGCATTAGGGACCCCGAGCTGG CGTCCACCATGGTGGAGACGTCCAAGAAGACAGTGAGCGCCCAGGAGTTTGCACGCTGTTTAGACTCCGTCTTGGGCGAGTTCGCCTTCCCCGACGAATTTGTGGTGGAGGTGTGGGCCGCCATCAGCGAGGCCAGGGAGGCCTGTGGCTAG